The nucleotide window TTAAAATGCAGGAGAATGTATTTTTGAAGAATTAACTATAAGGTTGCTCGGTGCGAACTTGTCCGGCGGCGGCGATGAATTTAACCTTGTGGCAAGGTGTGGTTCCTATAGTGGCAACATCTTCGAGCGACCGAAATAACAACAAGGTCGACGAGGTGGTGCAGACAAACAAGTGAAGTGTAGGAGCCAACCATGCAGAAGTTTCTCGCTCGTTTCGCCAAGGATGAGTCCGGTGCGACCGCCATCGAATACGGCCTGATCGCCGGCCTGATCGGCGTCGCCATCATCACCGCGGTCGGCCTGGCCGGCGACTCGATCACCGCGATGTTCACCCGCGTGTCGACCGAGCTGAACGCCGCCGCCACGCAGTAAGCACGGCAAGGCACGGCACCTCGGGTCCCGGCAGGTGTTGCCGGGACACGGAGGAATGCCATCGATGCGGGCGGCCTTGGCCGCCCGTTTTCGTTCCCGGTCCTGGAACCGCGCTTTTTGAAAGAGGGGGCCGGGCGCCGGCGCGTCAACCGGCGCTTAAGCGTTGCGGCGACATGATGCGAAAGCCGAAAGACCCGGCAATCGAGGGAGCGGTGGAATGTTCGAAGCTGCGATCATGGTCGTGTTTCCCTGCCTGGTGGCCTTTGCCGCGGCGTCCGACCTGTTCACGATGAAGATCCCCAACAGCGTCTCGCTGATGCTGATTGCCGGGTTCGCGATTATCGCGCCCTTCGCCGGCATCGGCCTTGCGGATATCGGCTGGCACCTGCTTGCCGCCGGTCTGGCGCTTGCCGCCTGCCTCGTCTTCTTCGGCTTCGGCTGGATGGGCGGGGGCGATGCCAAGCTCATCACCGCTCTGGCGCTGTGGTTCGGCATGTCGCAGGATTTCCTGCAGTTCCTCGCCCTTGCCGGCATCTATGGAGCGGCTCTGACGCTGCTTATCGTCGGCTTCCGCCGGATCGTGCTGCTGCCCGGTATCGCCGGGCGCACCGAGTGGCTTTTGCGCCTGCACGATACCAACCGCGGCATTCCCTATGGCGTGACGCTGGCCATCGCCGCACTTCACGTCTATCCGCATTCCGCCTGGTTCAGCCTGCTGGTGTGACGGGCGCGCCGAGCCGTTTCAAATATTAACGATTCCTGAACGCAGCAAATCGGCCGATTTCATTTTGCAAAACATTAAGCATACGTTCAGCAACATTGATCACGTCTGATTAACCATGTCTTGACCATTTGCCCGCCACAGTAGTCGCACGATGACCGAAGGCGCATCCGCGTCCGGTCCGCTACGATCCATGCGGGTATTGGCAATGAAGATCGCACGTTTCGCCATTCTGGGCATTTCACTCGCCGCCGGCGTACTGGTGGCGCGGATGGTGATGAGCACCAATCCCGAGCCGCCGGCCGCTCCGACGGTGGTGACCGAGACGGTGGAGAAGGACGAGGTCCTCACCGTGGCCAAGGACATTGCCCTTGGCGAGCAGCTCTCGGCGGGCGACCTGTCCTGGACGAGCTGGCCTCGCGACCTGGCGCCAGCAACGGCGGTCCTGCGCTCCCAGCGGCCCGATGCCATCACCGAGATCGCCGGCCGTATCGCCAAGGCGCCCGTCTATCAGGGCGAACCGGTGCGCGAAGAGCGCCTGATCAGCAGCGATCGCGGCTTCATGTCGACCATCCTGCCCAAGGGCAAGCGGGCCATCGCCGTCTCGGTCGAGGCGCTCACCGCTGCCGGCGGCTTCATCCTGCCCGGCGACAAGGTCGACGTGATCCTGACGCGCCAGTCGTCAGGCCGGTCCGGCAATTCCTTCACCAGCGAGACGATCCTGCAGAACGTGCGGGTGCTGGCCATCGACACCACCACGGCCGGCGAGCGGGACGAGAAGGCGCTGCCGCCTGGACAGACCGCCACGCTCGAGCTCGAGCCGGCCGAGGCCGAGGTCGTCGCGCAGGCCTCGCAGCTCGGCACGATCGCCCTTGTCCTGCGTTCGGCCCAGGATTCTGCGGACGACGCCGATCCCGGCCTCGTCGGCGGCGGTGTGAATTTTGTGAAGTTCGGCGTTGCCAGCCAGGCCCGGACCCAGCGGTAAGCGGGAGCGGGCGCGGTGATGACGGCAAGGAGTACTCGGATGTTGGCTCAACGTTTCTTCCGGATCGGCACGGCGATCTGCCTTGTCCTGACCGGCCTGGCCGGGATGGATGCAGCCCGTGCCGACGGCTATCCAAAGGCGGTCACCATCCAGGCCGGCGAACGGGTGGCCGGACGGCTGCTCAAGGTCGGGCTCGGCCGCTCCGTGGTGATCAACCTCGGCGAGGAAGTGAGCGACGTCATCGTCTCCAACCCGGAGGTGGCCGACGCCGTGGTGCGCTCCTCGCGCCGGGTCTTCATTCTCGGCAACAAGGCCGGCCAGGCGAGCCTCTTCCTGTTCGGCCGCGCCGGCAACCAGATCGCCAGCTTCGATCTGGCCGTCGAGAACGACACGACCGATCTCAACATGATGATCCGCCGCGCCCTTCCGGGCGCCGACATCACGGCCGAGTCGGTCAACGGCAATATCGTCCTGAGCGGCACCGCCTCCAGCACCGTCGAAGCCCAGCAGGCCGCCGACCTTGCGGCGCGTTTCTCGAAGGTCGAGGGCAACGCCCTGCCGGTCCTCAACATGGTCTCGGTGAGCGGCAAGGATCAGGTCCATCTGAAGGTGACTGTGGCCGAGGTCGAGCGCTCGATCATCAAGCAGCTCGGCGTCAACCTGTCCGGCACAATCGGCATCGGCAATTACAGCGCCAGCTTCAACAGCTCCCCCGGCTATTCGGTCAACTCGAACATCATCGGCCGCCCGAGTGTCGGCGGCGGGTTCCTTGATGGCGGCACCAAGCTCAACGCGGACCTGCAGGCGCTGCAGCGCGACGGCGTGATCCGCACCCTGGCCGAGCCGACGCTGACCGCGATTTCCGGCGAGAATGCCAGCTTCCTGGCCGGCGGCGAGTTCCCGATCCCGATCGCCGAGGACAACAACAAGCTCACGGTCCAGTTCAAGAAATTCGGCGTCGGTCTCGACTTCACGCCGGTGGTCCTGAGCGGGGGGCGCATTTCCCTGCGCATCAAGACCGAGGTCAGCGAGATCACCCAGGAGGGCGCCGTCTCGATCGGCTCTCTGGTCATTCCCGCGCTCAAGGTGCGCCGGGCCGAGTCCACCGTCGAGCTGCCCTCCGGCGGCACGCTGGTCATGGCCGGCCTGCTGAAGGAATCCTACAAGCAGGACCTCAACGGCGTTCCCGGCCTGATGCAGGTGCCGATCCTCGGCGCCCTGTTCAAGAGCCGCGACTTCCTGCGCCAGGAGACCGAACTCGCCGTCTTCGTGACGCCCTACACCGTCAGGCCGACGGCCCGCTCGGAGCTTGTCGAGCCGACCCGCAACCTGGCGCCGGCGACCGATGGCGAAACGATTTTCCTGAACCGTCTCAACCGCATGTACCGGGTATCCGGCGATCCTGGACAGGGCGCCTACCACGGTCAGGTCGGCTATATCTACGAGTGAGGACCGGTCCCATGCAGTCTGCATCCGCAAAGCGCCTCGTCGCTTCCGCAACCCGGGTCCGCGCGCTCACGCCGACCCTTGCCGTCCTCGCCGCGCTGCTGGCGGCCGGCTGCCAGACCCAGCAGCCCACGGTCGAGGCGCTGGCCACCAACGATTACCGCCTGCGCCATCCGATCGTGGTGAGCGAAGGGGTGAAGACGCTCGACCTGCCGGTCGGCAGCGACATGCGCCGCCTGTCGCCGCAGCTCTCTGCCGTCATCTCCAGCTTTGCCGCCGAGGCCCGCTCGCGCGGCGGCGGCGCGATGGAGATCATCGTGCCGTCGGGCGCCTATAACGAGGCCG belongs to Stappia indica and includes:
- a CDS encoding Flp family type IVb pilin, with amino-acid sequence MQKFLARFAKDESGATAIEYGLIAGLIGVAIITAVGLAGDSITAMFTRVSTELNAAATQ
- a CDS encoding A24 family peptidase, with amino-acid sequence MFEAAIMVVFPCLVAFAAASDLFTMKIPNSVSLMLIAGFAIIAPFAGIGLADIGWHLLAAGLALAACLVFFGFGWMGGGDAKLITALALWFGMSQDFLQFLALAGIYGAALTLLIVGFRRIVLLPGIAGRTEWLLRLHDTNRGIPYGVTLAIAALHVYPHSAWFSLLV
- the cpaB gene encoding Flp pilus assembly protein CpaB; this translates as MKIARFAILGISLAAGVLVARMVMSTNPEPPAAPTVVTETVEKDEVLTVAKDIALGEQLSAGDLSWTSWPRDLAPATAVLRSQRPDAITEIAGRIAKAPVYQGEPVREERLISSDRGFMSTILPKGKRAIAVSVEALTAAGGFILPGDKVDVILTRQSSGRSGNSFTSETILQNVRVLAIDTTTAGERDEKALPPGQTATLELEPAEAEVVAQASQLGTIALVLRSAQDSADDADPGLVGGGVNFVKFGVASQARTQR
- a CDS encoding type II and III secretion system protein family protein, translating into MLAQRFFRIGTAICLVLTGLAGMDAARADGYPKAVTIQAGERVAGRLLKVGLGRSVVINLGEEVSDVIVSNPEVADAVVRSSRRVFILGNKAGQASLFLFGRAGNQIASFDLAVENDTTDLNMMIRRALPGADITAESVNGNIVLSGTASSTVEAQQAADLAARFSKVEGNALPVLNMVSVSGKDQVHLKVTVAEVERSIIKQLGVNLSGTIGIGNYSASFNSSPGYSVNSNIIGRPSVGGGFLDGGTKLNADLQALQRDGVIRTLAEPTLTAISGENASFLAGGEFPIPIAEDNNKLTVQFKKFGVGLDFTPVVLSGGRISLRIKTEVSEITQEGAVSIGSLVIPALKVRRAESTVELPSGGTLVMAGLLKESYKQDLNGVPGLMQVPILGALFKSRDFLRQETELAVFVTPYTVRPTARSELVEPTRNLAPATDGETIFLNRLNRMYRVSGDPGQGAYHGQVGYIYE